The following coding sequences lie in one Miscanthus floridulus cultivar M001 chromosome 9, ASM1932011v1, whole genome shotgun sequence genomic window:
- the LOC136482242 gene encoding uncharacterized protein: MAWLARSIANSLLATEEESEASDPGPSASPGSTSPPRGVREDLSELTGALANRFQGLASFLAPAAPGGGGALRRPDPAEIAGRFRAGLARLPGRQAVADLAKIASSLLPPEGDADWAEAAAGVTEEVVAFARDAASRPELWLDFPLLPDDADSDDFDMTDAQQDHALAVESLAPELADLRIELCPSHMSEGCFWKIYFVLLHPKLRKDDAEILSTAQILDARDKLSHDLQYRTKLQGSYGDTVPMPFSNEDGVLGSPVEVLGVLKGQDHSAMLTSFSNIDYGKPQPIKQDILSNDTISHAGAVSSNNISSSVPVQLVPISKDTAVVTPSRMEESTRTVSTEDAAKEEHSAQMSEIPLTDNSPPKNDQLKQPLADISEQSRVDIQKTDNVEDGDMVEDDDGDEWLEEETGDPGNTKIPIADDEDVSFSDLEEDDDAA, translated from the exons atggcgtGGCTCGCGCGCTCCATCGCCAACTCCCTCCTCGCTACCGAGGAAGAATCCGAAGCAAGCGACCCGGGCCCCTCGGCCTCCCCGGGGTCAACCTCTCCCCCGCGCGGCGTCCGCGAGGACCTCTCCGAGCTCACCGGCGCGCTCGCGAACCGCTTCCAGGGTCTCGCCTCCTTCCTCGCGCCCGCGGCGCCTGGAGGCGGAGGCGCCCTGCGCCGGCCGGACCCGGCCGAGATCGCGGGCCGGTTCCGCGCAGGCCTCGCGCGGCTCCCGGGCCGCCAGGCCGTAGCGGATCTCGCCAAGATCGCGTCCTCGCTGCTGCCCCCTGAGGGCGACGCGGACTGGGCGGAGGCGGCAGCGGGGGTCACCGAAGAGGTGGTCGCGTTCGCGCGGGACGCGGCCTCGCGGCCCGAGCTGTGGCTCGACTTCCCCCTCCTCCCCGACGACGCCGACTCCGATG ATTTTGACATGACTGATGCGCAGCAAGATCATGCCCTGGCCGTGGAAAGCTTGGCGCCCGAGCTTGCTGATCTGAGAATCGAGCTCTGCCCCAGCCACATGAGCGAGGGCTGCTTCTGGAAGATATACTTCGTGCTGCTGCATCCTAAGCTCAGGAAGGATGATGCCGAGATTTTATCCACTGCACAG ATTTTGGACGCTAGAGACAAGTTGTCACACGATTTGCAGTATCGGACGAAGTTACAAGGCAGCTATGGAGACACCGTACCTATGCCTTTCAGCAATGAAGATGGTGTGTTAGGTTCTCCTGTAGAGGTTTTGGGTGTATTGAAGGGCCAAGATCACTCCGCGATGCTCACATCTTTTAGCAACATAGACTATGGCAAGCCACAACCAATCAAACAGGATATTCTATCAAATGATACAATCAGCCATGCTGGAGCTGTTTCTTCAAATAATATCAGCAGCAGTGTACCTGTACAGCTAGTGCCCATATCGAAAGACACTGCCGTGGTCACACCATCTAGGATGGAAGAAAGCACACGCACTGTCTCTACAGAAGATGCAGCAAAAGAAGAACATAGTGCGCAAATGTCTGAGATACCATTGACGGACAACTCTCCCCCTAAAAATGATCAGCTGAAACAACCACTGGCTGACATCAGTGAGCAATCAAGAGTTGACATTCAGAAAACTGATAATGTTGAGGATGGCGACATGGTCGAAGATGACGATGGGGATGAATGGCTGGAAGAGGAGACAGGTGACCCAGGAAACACAAAAATTCCAATagcagatgatgaagatgtgtctTTCAGTGATCTGGAGGAAGACGACGATGCAGCCTGA
- the LOC136482243 gene encoding phytosulfokines 4-like → MAAAPSSSPQPRRAALRPLLLASLLLLLSVVVAGHAAAARVAAAAEASSRSPEQYGDVVYEEKATSFAGGDERCGGGGGWGEEGEDVEECLMRRTLVAHTDYIYTQGGGHN, encoded by the exons ATGGCGGCGGCGCCATCATCATCGCCACAACCACGGCGAGCCGCCCTACGACCGCTGCTGCTAGcgtctctcctcctcctcctctccgtcgtcgtcgccggccaCGCCGCCGCAGCCAGAGTAGCAGCGGCGGCTGAAGCGAGCTCGAGAAGCCCAGAGCAGTATGGAGATGTG GTGTACGAGGAGAAGGCGACGAGCTTCGCAGGGGGCGACGagcggtgcggcggcggcggcggatggggAGAAGAAGGAGAGGACGTCGAGGAGTGCCTGATGAGGAGGACGCTGGTGGCGCACACGGACTACATCTACACCCAGGGAGGAGGCCACAACTAG